A stretch of DNA from Streptomyces venezuelae:
ACGTCGACCTCACCTCGCAGGAGGTGCTCCGGCGCGCCCAGGTGATGGAGGCCCTCGGCCCGGACTGGGATCCGGTCGAGGTGCTGCTCGGCGAGGAGGCCGCGTACGACCTGCTGTACTCCGGACTCGATGCGGAGCAGCAGCGGCTCTACGACGAGCTGGTCTCGGCCGGTGTGCTGCCCGCGCGGGGAGACGGCCGTGCTGCCTCTTGACCCGCAGGCCGACCCCGGGCGGCGTGCCTGGGTGGCCTGCCCGCAGTGCCAGGACGCGCGCGGC
This window harbors:
- a CDS encoding DUF6400 family protein; the protein is MAPHDPVPSDLPTGGTPALVDFDVDLTSQEVLRRAQVMEALGPDWDPVEVLLGEEAAYDLLYSGLDAEQQRLYDELVSAGVLPARGDGRAAS